One genomic window of Fusarium keratoplasticum isolate Fu6.1 chromosome 3, whole genome shotgun sequence includes the following:
- a CDS encoding Nascent polypeptide-associated complex subunit beta yields MDISSQVTEWRARSMPCAVRLYPTSQAYNVTGVSQWRKWKVEGGSHTAREPPPSLGEMVVPQAKTLGTHKIYFDPSPPFEADGDKQLNTHAYLTGTPPNPRPHASPGIFACNTRFSPSESVSADEHCCSFDRVSPDPPHRNSPIMSDVQERLKKLGLGARTGYVFAHFDGTPRRKVKRAPARSGADDRKLQQTLKKLNTQPIQAIEEVNMFKSDGNVIHFAAPKVHAAVTSNTFAIYGNGEDKELTELVPGILNQLGPDSLASLRKLAESYQNMQKEKGEDEDDIPDLVEGENFESKVE; encoded by the exons ATGGATATATCCTCCCAGGTCACAGAGTGGAGAGCTAGGAGCATGCCCTGTGCTGTGCGGCTTTACCCCACGAGCCAGGCCTACAACGTCACGGGCGTCAGTCAATGGCGCAAGTGGAAAGTGGAGGGCGGGTCACACACAGCGAGAGAGCCCCCTCCTTCCCTCGGCGAAATGGTAGTTCCACAGGCGAAAACTCTTGGCACGCACAAAATCTACTTTgatccatcaccaccgttCGAAGCCGACGGCGACAAACAGCTCAATACCCACGCCTATCTCACCGGTACGCCGCCCAACCCGCGCCCGCACGCTTCCCCGGGCATCTTTGCCTGCAACACTCGATTTTCCCCGTCCGAATCCGTCTCAGCTGACGAGCATTGCTGCAGTTTCGATCGAGTCTCCCCCGATCCCCCGCATCGAAATtcgcccatcatgtccgACGTCCAAGAGCgcctcaagaagcttggcCTGGGTGCCCGAACTG GGTATGTTTTTGCGCACTTCGAC GGCACTCCCCGAAGAAAGGTCAAGCGTGCGCCCGCCCgctccggcgccgacgaCAGGAAGCTTCAGCAgaccctcaagaagctgaaCACTCAGCCCATCCAGGCCATTGAGGAGGTCAACATGTTCAAGTCTGACGGCAACGTCATTCACTTTGCTGCCCCCAAGG TCCACGCTGCCGTCACCTCCAACACCTTCGCCATCTACGGCAACGGTGAGGACAAGGAGCTGACCGAGCTCGTCCCCGGCATCCTTAACCAGCTCGGCCCCGACTCGCTCGCCTCCCTCCGCAAGCTCGCCGAGAGCTACCAGAACAtgcagaaggagaagggtgaggacgaggacgacatcCCCGACCTCGTCGAGGGTGAGAACTTCGAGAGCAAGGTCGAGTAA
- a CDS encoding Cytochrome b mRNA-processing protein 4, protein MAPKKPSSRWWFWTKVMLGGAVVAVGGPAFTMWLTPTEEELRSRYNPELRKKSLENREERQQEFDDFVTRLKEYSKSDKPIWIVVKEEEERKKKAAAAAAKASQKETDARREEMRREAGLDSK, encoded by the exons ATGGCACCGAAAAAGCCGTcgtcgaggtggtggttCTGGACAAAGGTCATGCTCGG TGGCGCTGTGGTCGCTGTCGGCGGACCTGCCTTTACTATGTGGTTGACTCCCACCGAAGAGGAGCTGCGATCGAGATATAACCCCGAACTACGAaagaagagcttggagaacCGGGAGGAGCGACAGCAAGAGTTTGACGACTTTGTGACACGATTGAAGGAGTACTCCAAGTCGGACAAGCCCA TCTGGATCGtggtgaaggaggaggaagagcgaaagaagaaggccgcgGCTGCAGCGGCCAAGGCGTCACAGAAAGAAACTGATGCCcgacgagaagagatgaGACGGGAAGCTGGTCTGGATTCGAAATAA
- a CDS encoding 5'-deoxynucleotidase has product MPETAPTDAAEPWTVEKALAGNDLVQGSNSPISLFHLLGGLKTTKREGWKRHGINPESVADHSYRMGMIAMFAPQGLDQVKCMKMCMVHDVAESVVGDITPFSGVSKTEKARRETATIEYIATRWGGPHTSELRELWHEFEAAETPEAQFAQDIDKIDLLLQAVEYEKDGKGQRDLGEFMGVARKLRTEAGKAWADEILLEREKLWEGREHIRGEHAEKGGVSTEAQKLQDAYYA; this is encoded by the exons ATGCCAGAAACAGCCCCAACGG ATGCCGCTGAGCCATGGACGGTTGAAAAGGCCTTGGCTGGCAATGATTTGGTTCAAGGGTCCAATTCGCCAATATCCCTATTTCATCTTCTAGGGGGTCTCAAGACGACAAAGCGAGAGGGATGGAAGAGACATGGAATCAA CCCCGAGTCGGTTGCAGACCATTCATATAGAATGGGTATGATAGCCATGTTCGCTCCTCAGGGCCTCGACCAGGTCAAGTGTATGAAGATGTGTATGGTCCACGACGTTGCTGAATCAGTCGTGGGCGACATCACCCCGTTCAGTGGAGTGTCCAAGACCGAGAAGGCCAGGAGGGAAACGGCCACCATCGAGTACATTGCTACTAGATGGGGCGGGCCTCATACCTCTGAGCTACGAGAACTATGGCACGAGTtcgaggctgctgagactCCAGAGGCCCAGTTTGCGCAGGATATTGACAAGATCGACCTCTTGCTGCAGGCTGTCGAGTACgagaaggatggcaaggGTCAGCGAGACCTCGGCGAATTCATGGGAGTTGCGCGTAAGCTGCGTACCGAGGCTGGCAAGGCATGGGCGGACGAGATCCTActggagagggagaagctCTGGGAGGGCCGTGAGCATATCAGAGGAGAACATGCAGAGAAGGGTGGTGTGTCCACAGAGGCTCAGAAGCTGCAGGACGCATACTATGCCTAG
- a CDS encoding Thioredoxin domain-containing protein: protein MTELKAGDNFPEGVFFSYIPPTPEISKFSTCGTPVPYNASQEFKDKKVVLVSIPGAFTPTCSGSHIPSYTEHIDKIKAKGVDQVIVVAFNDAFVMNGWAKANGVTDDSILFMSDKDAKFSRSIGWNFDERTGRFAIIIDHGKVTYASKDDHPQSIETSGALGVLAQL from the exons ATGACTgagctcaaggccggcgACAACTTCCCTGAGGGTGTCTTCTTCAGCTACATCCCTCCCACCCCTGAGATCTCCAAGTTCTCTACTTGCGGTACTCCCGTTCCCTACAACGCCAGCCAGG agttcaaggacaagaaggtcgtcctcgtctccaTCCCCGGTGCTTTCACCCCCACCTGCTCCGGCTCCCACATTCCTTCCTACACCGAGCAcatcgacaagatcaaggccaagggtgTTGACCAGGTCATCGTTGTTGCTTTCAACGATGCCTTTGTCATGAACGgctgggccaaggccaacggcgTCACCGACGACAGCATT CTCTTCATGTCCGACAAGGATGCCAAGTTCTCCCGCAGCATTGGCTGGAACTTCGATGAGCGAACTGGCCgcttcgccatcatcattgaCCACGGCAAGGTCACCTACGCCTCCAAGGACGACCACCCCCAGAGCATTGAGACCTCCGGTGCTCTCGGTGTCCTGGCCCAGCTGTAA
- a CDS encoding A to I editase domain-containing protein, protein MTSQPDLIAQAVLQQFDKLPAKRKPTVRDNGLHEWVPLSGIVAERDGILTCLALATGMKCLPVSKVAESNGVGIHDWHAEILAIRTFNRFLLDECKSLLDKDGGSSILRRTQRTTAKEGDMSLKPFEIRDDVKLHMYCSEAPCGDASMELTMAAQEDASPWPTPAATELDSVDERCLPGRAYFSQLGVVRRKPARGDAPPTLSKSCSDKLSLKQCTSLLSSLTSLFIDPSNAYIHSIILPKSQYSASGCRRAFSAKGRMSPLAGRRWRGEYAFREFEAITTELEFEFSKRAVSARAMKISASNLAAAWSDSGVEETIIGGVIQGRKPFNTKGASHMSRRRMWETARELSSSLENAGYAPIHMGCGTYHDIKEGPLLAHRRQAKQEARQTALTGWTRNDGGSGFQLEERSHDCHH, encoded by the exons ATGACCTCTCAGCCAGATCTGATCGCGCAAGCCGTGCTGCAGCAATTTGACAAGCTCCCTGCGAAAAGGAAACCCACTGTTCGCGACAATGGCCTTCATGAGTGGGTGCCGTTGAGCGGCATCGTTGCCGAACGGGATGGCATCCTGACCTGCCTGGCTCTAGC AACAGGCATGAAGTGCCTTCCGGTGTCGAAAGTAGCAGAGTCCAATGGTGTAGGCATTCATGACTGGCATGCCGAAATACTGGCCATAAGGACCTTTAATCGTTTCTTGCTCGATGAGTGTAagagcctcctcgacaaggatgGCGGCTCTAGTATCCTGCGTAGGACGCAGAGAACCACAGCCAAGGAGGGCGACATGTCATTGAAGCCATTCGAGATTAGAGATGACGTAAAGCTTCATATGTATTGTTCAGAAGCACCAT GTGGTGATGCCAGTATGGAGCTCACAATGgctgctcaagaagatgcttcaccatggccaacTCCAGCTGCAACAGAACTTGACTCAGTTGACGAGAGATGTCTGCCAGGACGAGCTTACTTTTCTCAACTCGGCGTTGTCCGTCGAAAGCCAGCTCGAGGAGATGCACCTCCCACCCTGTCCAAGTCCTGCTCTGATAAACTCTCCCTCAAGCAGTGTACTTCACTCCTCTCATCTCTGACCTCTCTTTTCATCGACCCGTCAAACGCATACATCCACAGCATCATATTACCGAAATCGCAGTATTCTGCTTCGGGATGCCGGCGTGCCTTCTCAGCGAAAGGTAGAATGAGCCCTCTCGCTGGTAGACGGTGGCGGGGAGAGTATGCATTTAGAGAGTTTGAGGCCATTACAACAGAACTGGAGTTTGAGTTTTCAAAAAGAGCAGTATCAGCTCGAGCTATGAAGATTTCTGCCAGCAATCTTGCCGCCGCATGGTCAGATTCAGGTGTGGAGGAGACCATCATCGGTGGTGTGATCCAAGGTCGGAAGCCCTTCAACACAAAAGGAGCAAGTCATATGTCCAGACGAAGAATGTGGGAGACAGCAAGAGAGCTTTCAAGCAGTCTGGAGAATGCAGGCTACGCACCCATCCACATGGGATGCGGCACATATCATGACATAAAGGAAGGTCCATTGCTTGCCCATAGGAGACAGGCAAAGCAGGAGGCTCGACAGACGGCCTTGACAGGGTGGACGAGAAACGACGGAGGGTCAGGTTTCCAACTAGAAGAGCGTAGTCATGATTGTCATCATTAG